The nucleotide window AACACACAGCACAATGGGCCCAACAGTATATACGCCCTATCAACCCTTATGGGTGAATATTGGAGGATTTAAATCAATTTGGACCGATTACCTGGGACAAGAACGGGCCAATTCCAGGGACCATGAGAACACAACAATGGCTGAATATAGTCACAGTTTTCATTAGTTCCTTTCCCAAGCAATAGGCCCAGCCATACAAATGGGGTAACATTTTTATAAGAAGTGAGGGAATGCTGTCTAGTAGGAATTCTATGGATCCCTCAGGTTTTGGAAATTTCCCTCACTGAAAGGTGCAGAAAATATGTGATTttggccaacatttgaggtttgtagGTCATTTGGATCCACAAAGTCACATCATCCTGGACTCACCTAGAGGTACAGCTTTCAGTCATGTATAGATTTAGTAGGTTTCCACGAGTTGTGGCCAAGTCTGTGTCCAAATACTGCATTGCCACAATGGGTTAATTTGTTTGGCAAAAACCTAATGTCTCCAAATGAAGTTGTGGCGCCTATACAAGTGGGGTACTATTTTAATCAGGAGACATGTGGGACTATAGAACAGAACAACATTAGTTATTATCAAATGCATTTCTCTCCATTTTGGCTTCTAATTGTAAGCCAGTGTGAACTAAAGAACACTGGACACCACATTTGGCTCAGAATCATATGACAGTATGGATAACCCCAAATTTAGAGTTGTAGAAATAATCACTATTGCTAAAGTCTGTactttgggcacatttaaaaaatgaaccGGTTTCCTTCATGACCATTTTTCATTCAATAGATTTTATCATTTGAACTGCTGCATGGTTGATACAAAATGAAATATAATTATAAGCTGCAGATCAGTTGTTGGATCTAGGTATCGCATAGTTCTGGACAACCAAAAAACACCATACGCCCTTGAAACCAGAAGCATCTGACAAACAAAATTACTTTCATAAATCAGCCATTGAGACAAAACCTACAGATGAAACAGCTGTCACCTAGTTCTATTgtttccattattttttttatttctatgatTAGAATTTTTGGGAAAACCACGAGCGACCTACACAAATGACACTTTGCTAAAGCCACAAAATTTTGTCTAGTTTAGTACAGCTTTCAGGTTTGACCCTTGGTTTCACACCTGCTTCCACCATAAGCTGCAAGTATGTATAAACCACGAGAAACAGAACAAAAATCACCTACCAGGTAGAAAAATGTAATATGAATTTTTAtacctttttgtggtgtttgtgtataaAGTACCTGGTGATAGTTCCTCAAATTGGACATGTTGCTGAAGTGCTCATGTTCCTGTGACTTGTGTATAAACCCTGCCTATGAAACTTGATATTTGTCAGTTTGTTTAATTCTGCTTCGACAGAGTCATGAAGTGGAGCTCAGAGTAGGGATTTGGGGACTGATCAGCGTCGGGAACTAAGGGGTTAACTTAATTCTTTGATATTTTCCAAGTATTTATCAACACAATTTGGTACCTGTGAACCTTGCCTCTGTTGACTGAAATACATTATTATTTCAACTACCTCCCTACTTAAGTGAACTGAAACAAAAGGAAAATCCTCACAATGGAGGTTTAAagctaaatattaaaattaaatacaCCAACACATTTAATTTGAATTAATGAACAAGGATTGTATACCAAGTTTGATAGTGCCCCCTGGATACATTTCTTCTGAAGGTCAATCTCTTTCTTTCGTTCCTGTACAGCTGCCAGGCGTTTCTCATTGTCCATAAGCTGCTTTGACAGGTCTGGGTGTGGGGATTCAGTTTTTTTTTCCATGGAAGCAGAcaaaccctttttctccacaaacaATTCAACACTGGAATATGCATTTTTCTGTATGTTCATGTTCTTTGGTGTTGCTGATGAAGAGGTGTCAGAGCTGCTACTTTCTTCATCAGTAGAAGATCCACTGTAGCTTGCCTCACTttcttcctcagattcggtttgtctGGTTCTGTCCTGTGCAGGACATTTTAAGGACAGGGGGTCTCTATCAGCAGTTAATTTAGAAGCAAGCTTTCCAGTTTCTGCTTTTGAGTCAGACACATTTGCTTTGATCTCAATGTGCCCTTCACCAGCTCTTTTATCCTGCTTTGGAACCACTTCAAAACCAATTTCCTTGGTTTTAGGACCACCGCCTTCATCAGCCCTTAAACTTTGTTTAGCAGGCAGAATTGAAGAACTGGGGCTTACAGAGAGGTGCGTTGAGGACTCAACCTTGCTGTCTGAACAATCAGGCTGTGAGATGAGGTAACTTTCAGAAGTTTGTTCTTTAACCATTTTCCCCGTCATCAGTGAGCCCAAACCAGCAAAAGTTGGAAGTTTAGGACGCATGGACTTGCTTTTAGACTTGGATTCATCATCAGTGCTTTCATCTCTTAATATAGAAGAAACAATATCATTGGGCTGTATGATCTTAATTGATGAGATTGTCTCGTCCAATGCCTTTTCTGTATTGAGCGATTTATGTAGCAAGCAGTCATCAAGGGAAGGCTCAGTACTACTTCTGATTGGTGTTTCTACATTTTCATCACTTGAAAGGTCCTGGGCATTATTGGCAAGCTCCTCCAGATCTTCTAATGTCAAGTTTATACGATGGCAGTTTTGCATCATTTCTTCATATTCAGGGTCTTCCTCAGTTTCACTGCTGTTGGACAGACTGTCACTTTCTGAACTGCTTCTAGACTGAATTGACCGTGGCAATGAATGAGATgtttgtttgtcagtttgtttgggTACATATTTTTTATCAGATTGTGAGGGAGTGAGTAGTTTGTTATTGTTTGCACAAACAGCAGTATTTTGTTTCAAGCGACCCTGCTTGCTTTCTGATACACACGAGTTAACTGAAGAAACTTTCTGCAACAATTTACATGAGGCTCTATTCTGCACCAGTGGTTCAGTCAAAGCAATGGTCTCGTCAGAATCTGCAGATTCAGAACCAGTTCCACTGCTGTCTGAGGAAGGCCTACTTTCAGAGTGGCGTTTAAATGGCTTGGACTCTGCTGGAGGGCAAGTTGAATGTGTGTCAGTACTGCTGGGGACAGACTTCGGATTGGATTTTGAAAGCACATCACTCTTGGAAGACTCCGAGCTAGTCTTGCTTTTCCATGATTCCTGGCTTCCAGGCATATAAGAGGTAGGTTCCAGAGTTAATTCATTCTTTGTTTCTTTCCTCACCATTGGTTTGGTGACTGCAATAATCTCATCAGTATCCGCAGAGTcatactcactgttgttgtctgaaAACCTGACATTTGGTGTGTTTCTTATCAAGCTTTTCTCTGCTCTCGCTGAATCCCACTGAGTCCAGTGAGATGCATATTTTAGCTCAAAGTCTTCCTTGACAACTTCTATGTTGAAGTCTTCATTTCCCATCTTTGTGATGCCTTTTGGTAATGAACCTTTTGCTATCAGAGACTCCATTTCCTCTTCCGAATCTGCCTCGCTGTCCATGCTATTTCTAGTCTTAGATGTCACTTTCTTCATGTGATCAAACGATCGATTTCCCTGGGCATTAACCTTTGGGATATTTGCATATGATAAGTCAAGAGATTGATTAGATTTCACATCAATTCTTTTGGTGGAAGTGCTGTCCTGGTTTTGAATAGTCAAATTTTTAGAATGTTCATTTTTCAAAACGTTTTCGgatccctttttctttttcagctggtgTTTTGGAGTGGGAAACTCTCCTCTACGCTTCCTGCTAATGTCATCATTCCCCTCATCCAGATGCCAGGTGAGCTGGGAGACGGGAACCAGTTCACCAGAGTCTTCTTCAAGTCTTTTGATGTTGTGACAATATTTTGATGGGTCATATTTCATGGCCTAAATTTCAATTAAGGAATACTCACAAAAATTAtttgattgtttttcaaaacacatGTACCTATGACAATGGATGGAATATAATGTTGAACACCTATAAGCAGATTGTACACAAAacgtttttttccttgaaaagtaATTTTGCTAGTTTGCAACCATAAGGTACTAGAAACATGGTAGTGAATGCACTCAGGttaacttattttgtttttttaaacagtgtGCAGTGCCTGGTAAGCTATAGCAAAACTTACACAATTTATAACCTCCTCCCAAAATGTACAACCAATAAGTTTAGTAAATCTACTGATGTTAAAACATACTTTGCTGCTGTAGTTCTTTACAAAGCCTGTTTCTGTCCACAGCATTTACACAGGATTTGGGTTGCACATGAATGGGTTAAACAGTTAGGAATATCTGGACTATTGGTGTAAACAATGATGTCATTGAATATGTCATAAGTgaagtaatgtgtgaggtcataggaAGTGCATGACCGGGGTACAAGTTATTGCTAGGCACCAAAATATATCTGGTGAATTTTAGAGGTAGATTTGAAATATTCAATTTATTGTAATTTTTACCCACAGCTTGAACTCTCAAAAATTCTTACTCAATTTCGAAAACACAGCTGCATAGTTTGTCAGCTTCACAGATTCATCACCATGTAACAGATCACACTCAAACAATATTCCAACTTTACAAGCACATATGTAATGTTCTCAGCCTTCTCAAAGAGGTAATTTGTTATTAAGAATGTTGTACTCTACTGACATGCCATGTTAAACATGGGTTTTTTGCTAGTCCAAA belongs to Pleurodeles waltl isolate 20211129_DDA chromosome 9, aPleWal1.hap1.20221129, whole genome shotgun sequence and includes:
- the NOL8 gene encoding nucleolar protein 8, translated to MEKNKSVKRLYVGGLGHTISQAELEERFSKFGDVTDVEIVARKDEQGNPSKTFAYMNININETDLKKCMSILNKTKWRGGTLQIELAKESFLHRLAQEREEAKEKKDCPQQDRKSNLVQSMKKAGVENFQMRAVPGTEVPNHKDWVVSKFGRVLPVLHLQHRNKAMKYDPSKYCHNIKRLEEDSGELVPVSQLTWHLDEGNDDISRKRRGEFPTPKHQLKKKKGSENVLKNEHSKNLTIQNQDSTSTKRIDVKSNQSLDLSYANIPKVNAQGNRSFDHMKKVTSKTRNSMDSEADSEEEMESLIAKGSLPKGITKMGNEDFNIEVVKEDFELKYASHWTQWDSARAEKSLIRNTPNVRFSDNNSEYDSADTDEIIAVTKPMVRKETKNELTLEPTSYMPGSQESWKSKTSSESSKSDVLSKSNPKSVPSSTDTHSTCPPAESKPFKRHSESRPSSDSSGTGSESADSDETIALTEPLVQNRASCKLLQKVSSVNSCVSESKQGRLKQNTAVCANNNKLLTPSQSDKKYVPKQTDKQTSHSLPRSIQSRSSSESDSLSNSSETEEDPEYEEMMQNCHRINLTLEDLEELANNAQDLSSDENVETPIRSSTEPSLDDCLLHKSLNTEKALDETISSIKIIQPNDIVSSILRDESTDDESKSKSKSMRPKLPTFAGLGSLMTGKMVKEQTSESYLISQPDCSDSKVESSTHLSVSPSSSILPAKQSLRADEGGGPKTKEIGFEVVPKQDKRAGEGHIEIKANVSDSKAETGKLASKLTADRDPLSLKCPAQDRTRQTESEEESEASYSGSSTDEESSSSDTSSSATPKNMNIQKNAYSSVELFVEKKGLSASMEKKTESPHPDLSKQLMDNEKRLAAVQERKKEIDLQKKCIQGALSNLDSQIANKGRHIVFDSNSEDEVEMEEKSVKTEIKKHNTPQTKEATSKKPSKLFESSDEEDVEEDNEKIFSIKSQFEGKAGEKLMYLQSRFGTDERFRMDARFLGSDHEEDNIDENGPDDTAEDVDLATEKKKNMDILQSLLNVNIGSSKSSKQTTKAMLFRDINALHYDPTREDHAVFERKVEPVEKESKAKRKKMREEAEKLPEVSKEIYHEVAMDFKEVFGAAKSAPEEKEEKTPWDQEEEEKVAPQCAAAEKHTRVSLEEGDQDSSAGFTFSFFAAEEETHMKEEPYKIEMIKPAKVAWQEDMRFQDSSEEDDEEKEGQIQITNEEPTVSTSSSLGKAVGRFFFFSQDDERLKEGPTMFWRSSNLDEDLEAWEERRTILLEACRKRHRDARRKVKADP